The segment GTCCACGCCGCCACCGATGTGACGGGATTCGGACTGCTGGGGCATCTGTGGGAAATGCTTCAGCCGGGCGGGCACGGGGTGGCGCTACACTTGTCGTCCCTGCCGCTTTATGACGGCGCCCTCGCCGCCGCCCGGCGCCACGGGGTGTCCGGACCCATGCGTCGCAATCTCGCCCTGCCCGCCGCCTTCTTCGGCCTGCCGGATGACCTGCCACCGCCCTGGACGGCGCTCATGGCCGATCCACAGACATCGGGCGGCCTGCTCATCGCCGTGGCGCCGGATCGGGCCGGCGAGCTGCTGAAGCGGCTGGCTGATGGCGGAGACGCCGCCGCCCGCCTGATTGGCGAGGTGCGATCCGCCGGTGGCGAATCCCTTCTGGAAATCTGATATTCAGCCACCCATCACCCCCCCGGTGACTACACTCATCCCGGCGGCGCCGGTCAAGGATTGTTCCACCCCGCGCAGCCCGGTCGTTGTCCATTTCAGGGAGGGGGTCGCCACATGAAGACGTACATCAAGAAGGATCTGATCGACCGAGTGGCGGAACAGACCGGCGTGCGGCTGGTGGACAGTTCGCGCATGGTGGATGCGCTATTCCAGGTCCTGCGGGATGTCATGAGCGAGCCGGGGCCCGACTGCCGCATCGAAATCAGGGATTTCGGCGTCTTCGAGGTGAAGCAGACCCGGGCCAAACCCAATGCGCGCAATCCCCGCACCAATGAGCTGGTGTACGTACCCGCCCGGCGCAAGACTCATTTCCGCCCGGGCAAGCATTTGAAGGAAGCCCTGCGTCGGTTGCGCGAGGACGAGTCCCAACCAGAGGGGCAAGCGCCGAAGGAGCCGGACCCGGTCGTCCACCAGCTTCCGGCCACCCAGCCGATCAGCCGCGAGCTGATGGCCGACGGCTGATCAAATCCGATATACAACGGCCAACTGCACTCTCCAGCGGGACACGCGCTGGGAGATGACGCTCTCGTAGTCGCCCTGGCCATATTCCAGCCAATGCTCCTTCCAGCTTTCCCGCGCCAGGGCCAGATCCAGCGCTACTACTTCCTGCACCAGCCAGCTGAGTCCGGCCGATACGCCGGTCCTCACGCTGGTCCTGTCCACAGCCCAGTAGAGGTACGGCTGGGAGTCCTCGTCCCAGGCGGTCAACCGCTCGCCGCTGCGGGCGGAGTTCTCCCGCCAGGCGCCGCCGCGCAGGCGCAGATCCGTCTGGGGGATGGTCCATTCCCCACCCACCCGAAGGCGCTGGCGGGGCTGGAAGGCCCGCGCCAGCAACTGGTCGCTGAGACTGATATCTAGTCCGGAGGGCAGATCGTCGTAGCTCAGGTTGGACCAATCCTGCCAGTCCCAGGCCAGACCGGCTTGCCAGAAGCGCGTCTTCCAACCGGTGCCCAGGCCAACCAGTGCCGGCATGCGCAGGGAGTAGCCGGAGCTGCCGCGGACGCCAGGGGGCGGAGTCACGCCCAGGTCGCCCTCCTGCTGGTGGAAGCGATAGTCCACATCCAGCGTGTGGGCCGGCTCCAGCAGGAGCCCGAGGCGGAGCGGCCCCTCCCGCCAGGCCAGGCCCAGCCGCAAACCGACGCCGTCCAGCTCGACACGTTCGTAACTGCGCCAGAAGGTGGCGGCGTCCAAGTCCTCCTCCCGCTCAACGCGCTCCAACTCCCCGTGGTGAAAGGCCAGGCTGAGGCCACCGGCCAGGGATGCCGTCCATTGGGCGGCCACGGACAGCAGCCAGGCGCCCTGCTGGCCGGCGAAATCCTCAGACACACGCCACGTCCGGTCCGGGAAGGCGGCGCGCTGGTCGAAGTCAGCCAGCCGCACCCAGCCCAACCCCCAGCACAGGCCGCCGCGCAGGGCGGGGAGAGGGTGGGCGTAACCGGCATGGGACAGCCCGGTGGCAGAGACATCCGATTCGGTCTCGCCGCCATCCGTTGAAACGGACCGCGCCACGGATAGGCCGCTGCCTTCAAACCCCAGGTTGAACTCGGTGCGCCGCTGCCAGGCCAGCAGGGCCGGATTGTGCCAGGAGGCG is part of the bacterium genome and harbors:
- a CDS encoding HU family DNA-binding protein gives rise to the protein MKTYIKKDLIDRVAEQTGVRLVDSSRMVDALFQVLRDVMSEPGPDCRIEIRDFGVFEVKQTRAKPNARNPRTNELVYVPARRKTHFRPGKHLKEALRRLREDESQPEGQAPKEPDPVVHQLPATQPISRELMADG